CAACATCCCAATGCCCAGCATCTCGGTACCCGACATCTCAGCACCTCAAGACATGAATATCCAATACCTCAGCACCCAAATCCTCAGCATCCAACCGCTCAGCACTCAGCATCTCAGCAGGCAGTTTCTCAGTGCCCAGCATCTCAGCACCCAATGGCTCTGTGCCGCATGTCTCCACCCAGACGTTATTTCTCCCAAGCAGATGAAGCCAAGGAGCTCCCGTCTCACCAGGCTGGGGTCCACAGACTTTAATACCTTGCTGTCTTCTGAAGTTCCCTTCTGCACATACCGGAGGGATTAATCTGGGGTTGCGGCCGCAGCCCCATCTCCCAGCAAAGCCACATGCTCCAGCAGAGATGGCTCAGGACCGGCAGCAGGAGCTGACACCACACAGCTGGCGGTGGCACGGGACGGCGGTGGGCGGCGCGAGCCCCCGGCACGGGGTGTGCAGCCCCCCCGCAGCCCTTCCTGGGTCACCCTGACCTCGCCTGGCCTGCTCTGGCCCTGGCTCCAGTTACAGCCCTATAAAGGGGCCAGGGGGAGCCGTGCCAGGTGCTGGGCAGCCCCGCGGCCATGGGGAGCGGTGCCTTCGCCCtggccctgctcctggccctggtgGTGTGCATCAGCCCCGCGGAGAGGAAGGTAGGGGGCTAAGGGATGGGGTGAGGGCTCTGCACATGGGGACGGTGCATGGcccgtgtccctgtccccgcagtGCCAGCTCAGCGGGCTGTGGAGGAACGAGCAGGACTCACTGATGGAGATTTCGGCACTGACTGATGACGGCGGCTTCCAGGGCGAGTACCTCACCCGGGTGACCCTCGCCGGCGGCTGTCCCCGTGTCTCCCCGCTGaagggagcccagcagcagcccagtgAGGTGGCATCGCCCACTTTTGCCTTCACCGTGCGGTGGGACGTGTTCTCCAGTAAGTGCTGGGGCACCGGGGCCAGCACCATGAGttgctccagcagccagctggacTTGTCCTCCCCTGGGAAGTCTGcctggggaaaagggggggcTTCGGGGCACCCCAGCACAGGGGGGCAGTGATCGGGTGCCGTCCCCCTCCCACCTCACCCCTTCCCCATAGATGCCACCACCACCTTCGCTGGGCAGTGCTTCGTGGAGGCGAGCGGGagggaggtgctgagcaccacGTGGCTGCTGCGCGAAGCCGTTGGGTCCCTGGAGGAGGACTGGAAAGCCACCAGGTAGCGGGGGGACGTGGTGGGCAGTGGCACTGGGGATGGGTCCTCCCCCGCACCCCTCAGAGCATCCCTTAGTGGGGTGAGCAGGGCGTGGGGGCTGCCCCAAGGGAGCCCTCCGGTGTGAGGTTTGCAGCCAGGAGGGGGAGAGCTGATGGGGTTGTGGGGAATGGACACGGGGTGTCCAGCAGCTGCATGGGACAAGCTGGGGaacatttggggacacccccCATCACATGCGGCGCTGAGCAGGCTGCGTATGTGGGTCGTCTCACGGGACCTCTCTGCTTCCCTGCAGGGTGGGCAGAAACATCTTCACGCGCAAACGTGCCCCAGGAGGGAAGATCCTGCACAGCTTGTCCTCGTCCTGCGAGGATGCGGCTTCACCCACCCCGTGAAGGTGTGACAGCTAAGCAGGGGCTCTCGGGGTGACCCCCGCTGCCCCATGGCCATGGCAAAGCTTGCACCCCACAGGT
This region of Anas platyrhynchos isolate ZD024472 breed Pekin duck chromosome Z, IASCAAS_PekinDuck_T2T, whole genome shotgun sequence genomic DNA includes:
- the LOC113840188 gene encoding avidin-like; protein product: MGSGAFALALLLALVVCISPAERKCQLSGLWRNEQDSLMEISALTDDGGFQGEYLTRVTLAGGCPRVSPLKGAQQQPSEVASPTFAFTVRWDVFSNATTTFAGQCFVEASGREVLSTTWLLREAVGSLEEDWKATRVGRNIFTRKRAPGGKILHSLSSSCEDAASPTP